CGTCCTTTTTACATTATGGGCTGCTTTCAAGAAGGGACCGCGCGGATGTTCAGCCCCGTCGACTGGCTCGTAATCGTCCTCTACTTCGCGGTAGTGGCCGGCATCGGGGTCTATTTCTCCCGGCGCAACCGGGATTTCAAGGACTTCATGTTCGGGGGCGGCAATATGCCGTGGCTGGCGGTGGGCATTTCCCTCATCGCCACTTCGGTATCGGCCAATACCTTCCTAGGCAATCCCGCCGACGGCTATGCCAACGACATGCGCCTCTTGATGCTGAACGTTGGCTCGCTCGCCGCCATCGCCATCGTGGGGACCGTATTCATCCCCCGTATCCGTTCCAGCGGGATCAAATCGGCTTACGAATTGTTGGAGATGAAGTTTTCCCGGCCGGTAAGGGTCATGGCCGCATCCTTCTACTCGTTCCACCTGCTATTGCGGATGGGCATGCTCATCTACGGGCCGTCCCTGGTCCTGATGAAAATAACGGGCGCCCCCTATTGGGCTTGCGCCGTCGCCATGGCCGTCTTCGCCATGATGTACACCTCGCTGGGCGGCATCAAGGCGGTGACCACCACCGACATCATCCAGTTCGTCATCTTCTTCGGGGGCGGCTTGCTATGCATCGGCTTCGTGGCCCATGCCGTGGGCGGCTTCGGCGCGGCCTGGCACATGGCCAGCGAGGCCGGCAAAACCCGTTGGCTCGATTTCAGTTGGGACCCCTCCAGCCCGCGTAATTTCTGGACCGCGTCCTTGGTCTACATCGTCTTCGAAGTGGCCATCCGCGGGTGCGATCAGCAATTCGTGCAAAGGTATCTCTCCACCAAGGACGTGCGCGCCGCCAATTACTCTTCCGTCACCTCATCCCTGCTTGGCGTATGCGTAGGCGTGCTCTTTTTCACGGTAGGCGCCTTCCTGTACGTGTATTTCCAAATCGCCCACGTGGAAGTCTTGCCGGACCTCAAGGCCAATCAAGTGCTCCCGCACTTCATCGTGAACGTCCTGCCCACCGGCGTCAAGGGCTTATTGGTGGCGGCCATCCTGGCGGCGGATATGGGCGCCCTGAGTTCGGTGCTGACCGCGCTCTCGAACACGACGGTGATCGATTTCCTGCGGCGGGATCAGGGGGGCGAAGGCAGCCATTCGCTCAAGCATGCCCGGATCTGGGTGGTGCTGTGGGGGACCTTGGGTACCGCGGCCTCATTCCTATGCGCCCTGGGGGATGAAACCATTCTGGGGAAGGCCTTGTTCTTCACCTCGCTTTTCACGGGTCCCCTGCTGTCGATGTTCTTGCAGGCCTTCTTCCTGCCGAAGACCCGGCCCGTGGCGATCATGATCGGAGCGGTAGTCGGAATGTTGGCGCTGCTTCCCTTCAGCACCATCCCCGTGCTTCCGCCGGGGATGTGGAAGCCTTGGTTGGCGTTGGCCTGGCCTTGGAATCCGCTGATCTCGCTGACCGGGTCCCTCTTGGCGGCGCAGGGGATTAACGCGGTGATGGGGCTTCGCTCATCCTCTTCCAATACCAATCCGAATCGACGCCCATCCTGAATGCTCAGGTGGAAGCGGGCGTTTCCATTGGCTTCGATTTGTCGTGCGCGTCGCTCTAGTTTGCCGTGAGCGCAATTTTATTCCACCACATGCGCAAGTATCGGAAATTTGGCCAATTTTGGCGATTGGGGCAATCGGAATAAGGTTATGTTATCGGCGTTGCAAACCTTTACGTCGACGGAGAAACGATGCGTCGTCCCTTACTTCCAAGTTCCGAATTCGTTCTGCTCGCGTTGCTATCGCTGGCGGTCCCCCCAGCGAACGCCGCCATCACGGGAGCCTATTCCGGCAAAGAGGCGCACCCCGGGTTTACCATCTCCGCCATAGACGCCCTGGGCAAGTACAGCACCATGGGGATGGCTTGGTTGAAGAACGGGGACATGGTCTGGGTGCGCTGCCCGAACAACTACGCTACTCCGCCCGGTAACAACGCCAATGCAGGCGTATGGATCGTGAAGAATATCGCCACCACTCCGACCGTGACCAAACTCATCGATCAATTCCGCCAGCCCACGGGAGTGACGGTCGGCCCGAACGACGAAATCATGGTCGTCGATTTGGATGGCGTGTACAAGGTTTCCGCCACCGATGGGACCCGGACCAAGGTGGTGGCCGCTCCTCCGACCTACGATGGGACGCTCCCGTACCACTCGTACATATTCTGCCCCATGTACAGCAACGGCATGTACTATGCGCCCTACTCCGGGACCTTCATCTCCGGCGGCTTCGCGGATACCGATCCGAGCGGCGACTACGCCAGTTCCATACTCGCCTGGAAACCGGACGGGACGGGCGGATTCACCAAGTACGCCGGCGGCACGCGGTCGCCCAACGGCGGGGGGCTGGGGCCGAACGGCATCATGCTGTTCACGGATAACCAAGGAAGCTGGAACCCTTCCTGCGCGCTGAACATCATCAAGCCGAACTCCTTCTACGGCCTCCATCAGAATACCTCGAAGGGATTCAAGGACAACTGGGCGGGACTGGCCAATAAGGCCGGCACCTTGCCTTACCAGCCTCCGGTCGCCTGGATGATGCAGGCCCAAGCGGTCGGGGAATACGGCGTGGGCGCGAGCACCTCGCAGCCCCTCTACATGGATCATGGGCCCTACGCGGGCGACGTGGTCGTGGGGGACGTCACCCTGGAGGGAATGTCCCGCATCGCGTTGGATCCCGTGAACGGCGCCACCGGCGTGAACGCGAATTACAACGGATCGGTGCATTGGTTCACGAACCTGCCGGGAGGGGCCAATTGCCCCGCCCCTAACCGCTTCGTCATGGATCCGACCGCTGACGTCATTTACGTGGGCACCTTGGAGATCATCGGCCAAAGCGGGGGAGCCTGGCCCTCCGGCGCCGATCAGCCGGTCTATAAGGTCGCCTTGGACGCCGCAGCCATCAAGGCGAGCTTCGAAATCCTGAGCGTGAAATCGAGGGCCGGGGGAATCGAAGTCGCTTTTTCCCAGCCCGTCTCCGAAGCCTCGGCGGTGGCCGCGAGCTTCGCCATCAAGCAGTATGATCTGGTGCGCCAAGAGGGTTATGGCGCAGGGAACAACACCTCGGCCGCGCCCGCCATCACCAGCGTCCAGTTGTCCCAGGACGGCTACCGGGTTTTCCTGGGCATCGGAAGCAACGCCAAATTCGATCGCGTCTTGTCCATCACCGCCGGCGGCATCCATGCGCGCACCGGCAACGCATCCTTGGTCTACAACTCAACCTTGTTCACGCACAACTACCAATCCACGGTGGCCTTCAATCCCGCCCCGGTTTCCATCGCGGATCGCGCTTCCGATCAATACATGAATAACCATGTTATGCATACCATGCTTCCGGGAGCGGTGAAGCTTCGCGTGGACCTCAAGGGGGCCTACACCGTTTCGCTCAGGGAATTGAACGGCGCCCGCAGGGAAGAGCGTCAGGGTTTCGACGCGGGCGAATTTACGCTGAAGGCCCCCGGCGCGGGCCTGCACATCCTGGAAGTGCGGCAGGGCGGGCGCGCCTATGTCCGGCCGGTGACGTTCTAATAGACGGCCCGGCTATCGGAGGCGCTCCTCTATCGGAGGCCCGCCTATCGTAGGCGCACCTAATGGGGTCTCGGCTATCTCAGCAACGATGCCCTGAAAAAGCTCTGGCCGACCCGCAGAAAGTAGATGCCGTCCTGCGCCCTATCCGGGATGCCGTAACGGCCGTTCCCTAAGGACCGCAGGGCGAAGACCCGTCCGCGGATGTCCATCAACCTCACGGCTCCCGTGAAGCCGGCCGGCACGATGAGGATGCGGTCCCGGATATACGGGGATGGGAAGGCGCGGGACCCGATGGCCCGGATCCCGATCCCCGGCGATGCGCCTTGCTTGGCTACCCATTCCCCCAGGATCTTCAGGGACGCGGTGTCCGGGATATAGGTGGCTAAGGGCGGCATGCCGTCGCCGTCGTTCCGGTACAGGTTCACGCCTCCCAGGCCCGCCATGACCGAATCCAGGCTGAAAGCATGGGTGGCCAGGTTATCGGTCCATTCCTTCGATCCCCAAGGCTGCGAGAACATCCAAGCCAGCTTGGCCAGCGCGTCCGCGTCCCCGAAGCCGGCCGCCTTCTTAAGCGCCCGGTACCAGGTCGCCGAATCCGCGGCCGGGGTGGTCCGGGCCCACTGCCGGAAAAGCCCATAGGACAGGGACGGGTAGCCCTTCTTGGTCGCGGGATCGATATAGATCTCATTAGTGGTCAGGGTGTCGGGATTGCCGGGGGGAAGAGCAAGGTTCCAGTTCGGATCCGACCCCAGCCCGGACGTGGACACGAGCCACTTGTACTTGTTGCGGCCCTGGATCAGGGAGAGAGAATCGGTATAGGCGGCGGTGTCGTTGAGGATCCCGATCGACTTGATCTGGTTGAACGGGATATCATGCTGGCGTAAATCGAAGTAATCGAAATTGGGAGGGATGGTGGCGGCGCTGGCCCCTATCAGCGCGGACCTGTCGCCATGGCATCCCGAGCAATTCGCGGCCAGGTAGGATCGGGACATGTTGTCCACCACCACCCGCCTTTGGGCGTCGGTCAGGGTGGGATCGATCGCTTCAGCCATGCCGATGAACCGCCGGGCCAAGGAGGCCGCATTAGGTTGGGCGCCGGAGAAGACCCCGGCCGCGAACAAATCCAGCACTTGGTTGCTGGCGCCGTTTTGGGTGGGCCTCTTGAGCTGCGCCGGATAGAATCCCATCACGCCGCGGCCCTGTCTCACCGGCAGGTTCGGGGAGGGATGGTTGCCCGAGGTGACCTGATGGCAGCGGTTACAGTCCGCTTGCGCCGGGAATCGCCATTTCTTGTAGGTTGTGCGTCCCTGATTGTCCTTCACGGAGAGGACCCCATTGGCCCCGGTCCCGGGATCCACCAGGTTGGCGTCGGTCTGCGCCGTATTCCAGCGATAGGAAAACCCATACCAATTCTGAGCGCCCTCCGCGGTATCCGCCTTCTTCACGAGGAAGCGGGTTTCCCAATAGATCGTGTCGCCGGGCGCGCGCACGTGCAGGAAGGCTTTCACGAAGACGGTGCTGTCCGGATAATCGAAAAAGTCGGTGTCGTCCGCCCAGGCGATTTTTTTGCCGGGGCGTAGGATCACCCATCTCTTTTTCAAGCTCCCGTCGGACCAAAGCGGGGAGTTCACCACGAATGCCTTGGCGGCAGTGTCCGTGGTTCGGCTCGCTATGGCGCTGTAGAATCCGGTTTGCGAAAGGAGTTGGGGGATTTCGCCCGGTTTGGTCGGGTCGAAGTATTTAAATGCCGCCGACGCGAGCGCAGGCGTTCCCAACATCATCAATAAGAACAAGGATAAACGCCGCCGTCCGTATGCCAAGAAAACCTCCTAACCCGTATTGTCTATTCTACGGATATCGCCATGGAAAACCGTGATCCGCCGTCCTTCACCGCCCCTTTTCGCAGGGGTCGATATTCTTCATCCCCAACACCCCGTCCAGCCCCGCGGATGCCACGTAACACAGATGCTTCGGGGCCTCGGCGCCGTCGATACGATCCCCTTGGCTGCCCTGGGGTAGGGCCTGGATTTCCCGCATCCACACCGCCCGGGCCTTGAATCGATCCAGCAAGGCCTTGGAACGCTCCGGGCCCAGGATGAACAAGGGCTTGGTCAGGCGATCGGCCAGCAGCCCGCTGTCCGCCAGGACCGTCACCGAGCAGAAGGGCCGGGCCGGACGGCCGGTGCGGGGATCGAAGATGTGGTGGTAGCGGATGCCGTCCTTGAAGAAGTAGCGCTCATAGTCGCCGGAGGTGGAGACGGCGCGCGGCTCGGTCAGCTTCAATGTGCCGGCCAGGCCTTCGGGATCGCGCGGATGGCGGATGCCCAGCGTCCAAGGCTCCCGTCCCTTATGGCCGCCCACGCGCATGTCCCCGCCGGCCGAAACGATATGGTCCGGGAAGCCCATGGAATCGAGGAGGGCGTGCATGCGATCGACCGTATAGCCCTTGGCGATGCCGCCCAGATCGAGGATGACGCTGTCCCGCAGGATCACCAGCCGGTTGCCGCCCACCAGGCGATAGGGCGGATACTTGGCGGGGTTGCCGTCCAAAGGCGCGCCGAAGGCGGGATTGCCATGCATCAAGGCCAAGATGGCGGCATCGGAAGGCACCCGGCCGCTGTCCCCGCTGCCCAGACCCCAGGCCGCTTTCAAATCGTGCATGGTGATGTCGAAGGCGCCCTGCGAAGCCTCGGCCATCTCCGCGGCCGCGCGCAGCACGGTGATGATCTCCGTATCGGCCGTCAGCGTATCGCCCACGCGGCCCATCACCCGCCTTAAGTCCGATCCCGGCAGGTAATCGCTGAAGACCTGTTCCAGTCGCGCGCTCTCCCGTTGCAGCCGGGCGAAGGCGCTGTCCGGCGGAACGGCGCCATGCCCATAGAGCGTCGCGACGAACTCGGTATCCATGTCGAACCAGCGATGGATGTTCTTCTCGGGACGGGAGCAGGCGAGAAGCAGGAGGGGCGCCAGGGCGATGGCGGAGCGCAGGGAGAGTGCCATATCCGTAACTTAGCAAAGGCCTGGAATCCTCGCCGCCCTCCGCGACGAACCCATTTATGAGACCCCTTCTAAGGGACGGGCGACTAGGGCCCCCGCGCAACCGGCCGGGGCCGAGCGCGGGCCGCAGCCGGTTATGCCTGAATCGGATGGCCGTTAGGGCAGGGGCAGGCGGTACAGAGCCGTTCTCGCTGCCAAAGGCCGGGAACGGCCCAGGACATCATGGATGGCGGCGCGCCCGGCGGATGTTGGCCTTTCGATCCAGGCGTGGATGGGGCTGGCGGACAGGCTTAAGGTCGCCAGGGCCGATTCTAAATCCGCGACGGCGCCATCCTCGCTTCCCGGAGTATAAATAAGAATGCTTGTGAAAAGGTTCGAACCTACGTTGGTGTAGTAGATCCGCACCCGGGAAGAGTCATTGGCGGTAACCGTGGATTGGTATTCCACGAAGGAGAAGGACTTGCCACCGAGGGTCTTCGTTCCATCCGCTACCTTGTTCACGCTATCGGATCCGGCGTACGCCTTCCGATATGCTTCTAGTTCCTGGGCGGTAAGGGGATGATCGGTGGTGCTTGCGGTCATGTAGCAATAGGCCATATTCGTGTCGTTAAATACGGCCAAGAGCGAATCGCCTCCCGCCATGAAAGGGACCTTTTGCCATGCGGGAGGAAAGCTGATGCTGAAACGGCTGGTCGTAAACGTGGTATCGGCCGCGGTCGAGATCGACGTCAACACGGCCAAGGACAGAAAGGAAAGGGCGATCAGGATTTTACGGGATTGCATGCAGGCCTCCGGATAGGGTAGTGGCGGGTAAAGATGAACGGCAAACTAAGCGTTTCGCGCCGGAACCGGAAGGGGCGAAAATCCCCCTGCGTCCGGGTCGGCGCTACCGTCCCGGTAAGCGGAACGAAGTCGGCCGCATCGCCAAGGGCCGGAGCCGGCCGAGGACATCATGATCGGCCGCTCGGAGAACGAGAGGCGAACGCGCTTGTAGGGCGTGGATGGCGGTGGGAGAGAGGGCCAAGGTGGCCAGGGCCGAGTCCATCGCGGAGACCAAGAGGGTGCCGACGGGATACTCGTAAACCAGCAGGGATTGGAATCGGAGCGATCCGTCCGAAGTGGAGTAAAGGCGGATGCGGGTGTCCCCGTTGGAAGTATCCGCGTTCTTGAACTCGGAGTAAGCGAAGGCTTTCCCGCCCAGGCTATCCGTTCCCTCGGCCACCTTGGTCACGCTGTCCGCCCCGGCGTATTGCTTTCGGAAGTTATCGAAATCCCCGGCGGAGACGGGGCTTTCGCCGCTGCCGGCGGTCATATAACAGAATCCCAACATGGAATAGCCGTACATCAGGAAGACGGACGAATCGCCACCGACGGAAGGCTGGTTCTGCCAACCGTCACCGAAAGTGATTTCGAACCGGTTCGTCGCGAAGCGGGATTCGGCGCGGGCGGGAGCGGCGAAGAGGGCGGCTGAAGCCAGGATGGTGCAGGCGATTGAAGATATGCGGGAATGCATGGAGGCCTCCGGTTGGGATGGAGGCGAAAATATGCTTTTCGTGACGCGTAGGGAAGGGGAATTTAGTTCCGATCCGCTACGGAGATCACTCCATGGCCATATCCACGTGGGGTTTGCCCTTCTCCGCTTTCGGCGATTTGAAGAGCAACAGCAACGGAATGCACACCAGGAAGAAGAATCCGATGACGTAGAAGGTATCCAGGAAGGATAACAGGGAAGCCTGGTGTCCCGTATTCGCGTTGAGCAGCCCCAGCGCCTTCTGATGGGCCAAGCCGAAGGCGTCCCCCTTGGAGACGAACAGGCGGGTAAGGCCTTCCATCCGCTGTTGGGCGGCGGTGGCGAAGGCATCCACCTTGTCCGCGAGCACGGAGCGGTGGAACGCGGTGCGCCGCTCGATGAAGGTTGCCATCAGCGCCACGCCGAAGGAGCCGCCCAATTGGCGGATCATGTTGGAGAGGCCCGTGCCCTGCGGGATATCGCGTCCCTTCAGGTCCACCAGGGTCAAGGTGGTGAGGGGGATGAAGATGAGCCCCAGCCCTACGCCGCGGATGATCAAGGGCCAGAAAAAGCTGCCCGCGCCGGATTCCGGCCCCATATGCGAGAGCATCCAGGTGGAAATGAAAAAGAAGAGGAAGCCCAGGCCGCTGAACAAATGGGCCGGGAATTTCTGCATCAGCTTGCCGATCACCGGCATCATCACCGCCGTGGCCAGGCTGCCCGGAATGAGTAGAACGCCCGTATCCGTGGCGGTGAAGCCGAGGAAGCTTTGGGCGAACAACGGGATCACGAATACCGATCCGAACAGCCCGAAGCCGAGGATGAAATTGAAAAGCATACCCACGGCGAAGGTGCGGCTCTTCATCAGGCGCAGATTCACCACGGGATGTTCATGCACGATCTCGCGCCAGATGAAGGCGACCATGCCCACGGCCGCCACCGCCATCAGCACGTTGATGTAGGCCGATTCCGTCCAGCCCTCCTGATCGCCCCGCTCCAGCACCACCTGCAAGGCGCCCACGCCGGCCACCAGGAAAATGATCCCCGGCCAATCCATCCCTTGCGGCTTTTGCCGATAAGCGGGCTCCTTGATGAAGAGCATGGTCATGATGGTCGCCACGATGCCGACGGGCACGTTTATGTAGAAGATCCAATGCCAGGAAAGATGGTCGGTGATGTAGCCGCCCATGGTCGGGCCGATGGTGGGGCCGATCACCACGCCCAGGCCGTAGATGGCGTTGGCCAGCCCCAGCTCTTCCTTGGGGAAGGTCTCCACGATGATGGCCTGGGCCGTGGAGAGCAGCCCGCCGCCGCCGATGCCTTGCACGAACCGGAAAAACACCAGCATCCACACGCTGGTGGACATGCCGCACAGGACCGAGGCTATGGTGAAAAGGATGATGGAGGCTGCGAAGAAGCGCTTGCGCCCGAAACGGGAGCTGAGCCATCCCGACATGGCGATCATCACCACGTTGGCGGCCGCGTACGAGGTGATGACCCAGCTGATATCGGCCAGGGTGGCGCCCAGGCTTCCCATCATCTGCGTCAAGGTGACGTTGACGATGGAAGTATCGATAAGCTGAAGGAGCGCGGCGGACACCACCGTGAGGATGATGATCCACTTCTCCATCCCGAACTTCATCGGCGCACCTCTAGGGAAACCACGCGTTCACTCCCCCGCGCGGGTATCCACGGCCACCGTCGCCGACATGCCCGGCCGCAACAGCTTGGCCGCGTCCGCGTCGGTCAGGTCGATGCGTACCGGCACGCGCTGCACCACCTTGGTGAAATTGCCGGTGGCGTTGTCCGGCGGCAAAAGGCTGAATTTGGCGCCCGTCGCGTATTGGATGGAGGCCAACTTGCCATGGAAGGTCCGGTCCGGGAAGGCGTCCACGTCCACATCGACGGGTTGGCCGGGACGCAAACCTTCCAACTGGGTCTCCTTGAGATTGGCCACCACCCAGGGAGGCGTCGCTTCCACGATGGCCATCACCATCTGGCCGGGCGAAACCAATTGGCCG
This region of Fibrobacterota bacterium genomic DNA includes:
- a CDS encoding sodium/solute symporter (Members of the Solute:Sodium Symporter (SSS), TC 2.A.21 as described in tcdb.org, catalyze solute:Na+ symport. Known solutes for members of the family include sugars, amino acids, nucleosides, inositols, vitamins, urea or anions, depending on the system.), whose translation is MFSPVDWLVIVLYFAVVAGIGVYFSRRNRDFKDFMFGGGNMPWLAVGISLIATSVSANTFLGNPADGYANDMRLLMLNVGSLAAIAIVGTVFIPRIRSSGIKSAYELLEMKFSRPVRVMAASFYSFHLLLRMGMLIYGPSLVLMKITGAPYWACAVAMAVFAMMYTSLGGIKAVTTTDIIQFVIFFGGGLLCIGFVAHAVGGFGAAWHMASEAGKTRWLDFSWDPSSPRNFWTASLVYIVFEVAIRGCDQQFVQRYLSTKDVRAANYSSVTSSLLGVCVGVLFFTVGAFLYVYFQIAHVEVLPDLKANQVLPHFIVNVLPTGVKGLLVAAILAADMGALSSVLTALSNTTVIDFLRRDQGGEGSHSLKHARIWVVLWGTLGTAASFLCALGDETILGKALFFTSLFTGPLLSMFLQAFFLPKTRPVAIMIGAVVGMLALLPFSTIPVLPPGMWKPWLALAWPWNPLISLTGSLLAAQGINAVMGLRSSSSNTNPNRRPS
- a CDS encoding FAD:protein FMN transferase; amino-acid sequence: MALSLRSAIALAPLLLLACSRPEKNIHRWFDMDTEFVATLYGHGAVPPDSAFARLQRESARLEQVFSDYLPGSDLRRVMGRVGDTLTADTEIITVLRAAAEMAEASQGAFDITMHDLKAAWGLGSGDSGRVPSDAAILALMHGNPAFGAPLDGNPAKYPPYRLVGGNRLVILRDSVILDLGGIAKGYTVDRMHALLDSMGFPDHIVSAGGDMRVGGHKGREPWTLGIRHPRDPEGLAGTLKLTEPRAVSTSGDYERYFFKDGIRYHHIFDPRTGRPARPFCSVTVLADSGLLADRLTKPLFILGPERSKALLDRFKARAVWMREIQALPQGSQGDRIDGAEAPKHLCYVASAGLDGVLGMKNIDPCEKGR
- a CDS encoding DHA2 family efflux MFS transporter permease subunit, whose product is MKFGMEKWIIILTVVSAALLQLIDTSIVNVTLTQMMGSLGATLADISWVITSYAAANVVMIAMSGWLSSRFGRKRFFAASIILFTIASVLCGMSTSVWMLVFFRFVQGIGGGGLLSTAQAIIVETFPKEELGLANAIYGLGVVIGPTIGPTMGGYITDHLSWHWIFYINVPVGIVATIMTMLFIKEPAYRQKPQGMDWPGIIFLVAGVGALQVVLERGDQEGWTESAYINVLMAVAAVGMVAFIWREIVHEHPVVNLRLMKSRTFAVGMLFNFILGFGLFGSVFVIPLFAQSFLGFTATDTGVLLIPGSLATAVMMPVIGKLMQKFPAHLFSGLGFLFFFISTWMLSHMGPESGAGSFFWPLIIRGVGLGLIFIPLTTLTLVDLKGRDIPQGTGLSNMIRQLGGSFGVALMATFIERRTAFHRSVLADKVDAFATAAQQRMEGLTRLFVSKGDAFGLAHQKALGLLNANTGHQASLLSFLDTFYVIGFFFLVCIPLLLLFKSPKAEKGKPHVDMAME